The Arachis hypogaea cultivar Tifrunner chromosome 16, arahy.Tifrunner.gnm2.J5K5, whole genome shotgun sequence genome contains a region encoding:
- the LOC112755357 gene encoding uncharacterized protein, whose translation MECNKDEAVRAKEVAERKLSEKDYVGAKRFALKALNLYPALEGLTQFVTTLDVYISAEKKISGVTDWYGVLGVTPSADDETVKKQYRKLILALHPDKNKSPGADGAFKLVSEAWTLLSDKARRLAYNQKRSSTGFQHNAPNHVVSQPKAPNPNRMATPNARTGSNNAQAPPTSVPPPYRMVDTFWTICTRCSARLQYLRIYLNVALRCPNCNQAFVAVEKVPPADGVKSFNCSAQQHQQNSQPRAGGWDHPTTNPGRTHSVSQNIESSSVRGRSSFSNTNSQYAPHSRMHGFASKDSSASTPAASTKQQATVKSRSTCEGAPSIAARESSHMYKRSDGSFYNVQRTVKKMRSDDIHMGIETTHGFSRFTNKHRGMRELSTYELRNMLSNKAQNEIRKKLQEWKSTAEDKVTNKDKGTETQKGTLKDKTCSEKQEDKVMNKDKGNVRQKGLLNDKTTGSEKHEDSTINGNGHLERDPVPVTSDDIGKENQDYVIPVTDSDFHNFDLERAENSFAEDQVWAAYDDDDGMPRFYAKVQKVMSTKPFKMSVSWLNSRSNKELGPMDWIGSGFYKTCGDFTIGKREITGSLNSFSHKVRWAKGNRGIVRIFPRKGDIWALYRNWSPDWNKDTPDEVKHKYDMVEVLDDFNDKQGVLVTPLIKVDGFVAVFQRIEGHDLVRKIPKVEMFRFSHQVPNYLLTGQEAPNAPRGCQELDPAATSLDLLQTKNEANEALDNVEKSKEDTS comes from the coding sequence ATGGAGTGCAATAAAGATGAGGCAGTTAGGGCCAAAGAAGTGGCAGAGAGGAAATTATCTGAAAAGGACTACGTTGGTGCAAAAAGGTTTGCTCTCAAGGCTCTTAATTTGTATCCTGCACTGGAGGGTCTTACCCAGTTTGTGACAACCTTGGATGTTTATATCTCCGCCGAGAAAAAAATAAGTGGAGTAACAGATTGGTATGGTGTACTTGGAGTGACTCCTTCTGCTGATGATGAGACAGTTAAAAAGCAGTACAGAAAGCTGATTCTCGCTCTTCATCCTGACAAAAACAAGTCTCCGGGTGCGGACGGTGCGTTTAAGCTTGTTTCTGAGGCATGGACTTTGCTATCAGATAAGGCGAGAAGACTAGCATATAATCAGAAGAGGAGTTCAACAGGGTTTCAGCATAATGCTCCCAACCACGTTGTGTCGCAACCAAAAGCACCCAATCCAAATAGGATGGCAACTCCAAATGCAAGAACTGGAAGTAATAATGCTCAGGCTCCTCCAACATCCGTTCCTCCTCCATATAGAATGGTTGATACCTTTTGGACTATCTGTACTCGTTGTAGTGCACGACTTCAATATCTCAGGATTTATTTGAATGTTGCGCTACGATGTCCAAACTGTAATCAGGCGTTTGTGGCTGTAGAGAAGGTTCCACCTGCTGATGGTGTTAAGTCTTTTAATTGTTCCGCTCAGCAACATCAACAAAATTCTCAGCCTCGTGCTGGTGGTTGGGATCACCCCACTACTAATCCAGGAAGAACTCATTCAGTTTCTcaaaacatagaatcaagcagtGTGCGAGGCAGGTCTTCTTTTAGTAACACAAACTCCCAGTACGCTCCTCACTCAAGAATGCATGGTTTTGCTAGCAAAGATAGTTCAGCATCTACTCCAGCTGCATCTACTAAGCAGCAGGCAACTGTGAAATCAAGAAGCACATGTGAGGGTGCTCCTTCAATTGCTGCAAGGGAGAGCAGTCACATGTACAAGAGGTCTGATGGTTCTTTCTATAATGTCCAAAGAACTGTAAAGAAAATGAGATCAGATGACATTCACATGGGTATAGAAACGACACATGGTTTTTCACGTTTTACTAACAAGCATCGCGGCATGAGAGAGTTGTCAACGTATGAATTGCGAAACATGTTGAGCAATAAAGCACAGAATGAGATTCGCAAGAAACTCCAAGAATGGAAATCAACAGCTGAAGATAAGGTTACAAACAAGGACAAAGGAACCGAGACACAAAAAGGCACGTTAAAGGACAAAACTTGTTCAGAGAAGCAGGAAGATAAGGTTATGAACAAGGACAAAGGAAATGTGAGACAAAAAGGCTTGTTAAATGACAAAACAACTGGTTCGGAGAAGCATGAAGATTCcaccattaatggtaatggacaTCTGGAAAGGGATCCTGTTCCCGTCACATCTGATGATATTGGAAAGGAGAACCAAGACTATGTGATTCCCGTTACTGATTCTGATTTTCACAATTTTGACTTGGAAAGAGCTGAAAATTCCTTTGCAGAGGACCAGGTCTGGGCAGCttacgatgatgatgatggaatGCCTAGATTTTATGCTAAAGTTCAAAAGGTGATGTCAACGAAGCCATTTAAAATGAGTGTCAGTTGGCTTAACTCTCGAAGCAACAAGGAGTTGGGCCCGATGGATTGGATAGGTTCTGGTTTTTATAAAACTTGTGGGGATTTCACGATCGGCAAACGTGAAATAACTGGATCGTTAAATTCCTTTTCCCATAAGGTTAGATGGGCAAAAGGCAACAGAGGAATTGTTCGCATCTTTCCGAGGAAGGGGGATATCTGGGCACTTTATAGAAACTGGTCTCCTGATTGGAATAAAGATACTCCTGATGAAGTGAAGCACAAGTATGATATGGTGGAAGTACTTGATGATTTCAATGACAAGCAAGGTGTACTTGTTACACCACTTATCAAGGTTGATGGTTTTGTGGCAGTGTTTCAGAGGATTGAAGGTCATGATCTGGTAAGGAAGATTCCCAAAGTGGAGATGTTTCGATTCTCTCATCAGGTTCCTAATTACTTGCTTACAGGACAAGAAGCTCCTAATGCTCCAAGGGGTTGTCAAGAGTTGGATCCAGCAGCCACCTCTTTAGACCTCCTTCAGACAAAGAATGAAGCCAATGAGGCATTGGACAATGTTGAAAAATCAAAGGAAGACACAAGTTAG